The Pyricularia oryzae 70-15 chromosome 5, whole genome shotgun sequence genome includes a region encoding these proteins:
- a CDS encoding oligopeptide transporter 6: protein MAVVPEGGPDGITPTEIVANNPLEKTSSSDPAIHDFEKGQHKQATSKEENDKSETGDGIEVASQHDSVLQDAAKIYVPADDEEFIDPRLKDYPVKLVAKTVDLHNDFDEPILTFRFWILSTFWVVCGCGISSMYYFKPYSAILTSYAVQLLSWGMGDAMAKYLPNWGFTVRGKRYSLNPGPWNAKEHGLIVVAYWGSCYTAWGLGPLSALEMHYGRRIHAGWGIMFLLTTQMIGYGLAGIFRDILVRPPKLFYPSTLPNVALFDAMHKNPSVTTKSLKFFTYVAVATFVWQWVPGVMFPMLGSLPLLCYMAHGQWKGWAMGSGYYGFGMLDITLDWNYAGFFLPLYTPLWSTASQVLGAVLTCWFIYPIMYFGNSLHALNYPPMSSGTFDTTGARYNVSRVLNSDYTLDQAAMDAYSEPRWSPSYAMYFFWGFAASTGALLYAVLWYGKESYIAVMDSWKGRDNDYNDPYLRLMSRCPRVPHWWYLTLLAVCFALSLGTIYGAGLGLPWWGFVLIVVVSTICTFPNGILWGVANIQVGMAFLSELLAGAMFPGNPSAVLTCMVYGRQILSQNLNLISDYKFGFYMKIPEKEMFIGQVWGTLLGPFINYGVMRVIIDEIGVDVLTGVVKSESWLALKTRNFYSLSVLWGILGPKVFFSSGSDYAWIYWAFLIGPALVLMVYIVHRWRPSWDMEKMCNPVVIMHGATWFPVYQTTNLMTSALVAFFFMGYMLRYRPVWFRKYNYLLGVGLDCGTQLCQTVIMLGLDLSGSKFPNWWGKDLEYVERCFPPADLPANALN from the exons ATGGCTGTCGTCCCTGAAGGTGGGCCAGATGGCATTACTCCAACTGAGATCGTTGCGAACAACCCTCTCGAGAAGACAAGCTCAAGTGATCCAGCTATTCACGATTTTGAAAAGGGACAGCACAAACAAGCTACTtccaaagaagaaaacgaCAAGTCGGAGACAGGAGATGGCATCGAGGTTGCATCTCAGCATGATTCCGTCTTGCAGGATGCTGCCAAAATATACGTGCCCGCTGATGACGAGGAGTTTATCGATCCGCGCCTCAAAGACTATCCAGTCAAGCTTGTCGCCAAAACAGTCGATCTACACAATGATTTCGA CGAGCCAATCTTGACCTTTCGCTTCTGGATCTTGTCTACATTCTGGGTTGTGTGCGGCTGTGGCATCTCGAGTATGTACTACTTCAAGCCCTACTCGGCCATTCTCACCAGCTACGCCGTCCAACTACTCTCCTGGGGCATGGGGGATGCCATGGCCAAGTACCTCCCGAATTGGGGCTTCACCGTGCGCGGTAAGCGATATAGCCTCAACCCAGGTCCCTGGAATGCCAAAGAGCATGGCTTGATAGTCGTGGCATATTGGGGCAGT TGTTATACTGCCTGGGGCCTTGGTCCCCTATCTGCGCTGGAGATGCACTACGGCCGTAGGATACATGCTGGTTGGGGTATCATGTTTCTCCTAACAACCCAGATGATTGGATACG GTCTGGCCGGCATCTTTCGCGATATTCTCGTCCGCCCTCCAAAGCTGTTTTATCCATCTACCCTTCCGAACGTGGCTCTATTCGATGCCATGCACAAGAACCCATCTGTCACGACAAAGTCACTCAAGTTCTTTACATATGTGGCCGTTGCTACCTTTGTCTGGCAATGGGTACCTGGGGTCATGTTCC CGATGCTTGGCTCTCTTCCATTGCTTTGCTATATGGCACATGGTCAGTGGAAGGGATGGGCCATGGGGTCAGGCTATTATGGCTTTGGCATGTTGGACATCACACTTGATTGGAACTATGCTGGCTTCTTTTTGCCTCTT TACACACCACTATGGTCTACCGCCTCACAGGTCCTTGGCGCTGTCCTGACATGCTGGTTCATCTACCCCATCATGTACTTTGGCAACTCCCTCCATGCCTTGAACTACCCGCCCATGTCATCAGGAACCTTTGATACCACCGGCGCCCGGTATAACGTTAGCCGCGTCTTAAACAGCGACTACACGCTCGACCAGGCCGCCATGGACGCCTACTCAGAGCCCCGCTGGTCACCATCTTACGCCATGTATTTCTTCTGGGGCTTCGCCGCCTCGACCGGCGCCCTCCTTTACGCGGTGCTCTGGTACGGCAAGGAATCCTACATCGCCGTTATGGATTCATGGAAGGGCCGGGACAACGACTACAATGACCCCTACCTCCGCCTCATGAGCCGCTGCCCGAGGGTGCCGCACTGGTGGTACCTGACGTTGCTGGCCGTGTGCTTCGCCCTATCCCTGGGCACCATATACGGCGCCGGGCTGGGTCTCCCATGGTGGGGGTTCGTTCTGATCGTCGTAGTCTCGACCATCTGCACGTTCCCCAACGGTATCCTATGGGGTGTGGCCAACATCCAGGTCGGCATGGCTTTTCTTTCCGAGCTCCTCGCCGGAGCCATGTTTCCGGGTAATCCTAGCGCAGTCCTGACGTGTATGGTGTACGGGAGGCAGATTCTTTCGCAG AACCTCAACCTCATCTCCGACTACAAGTTCGGCTTCTACATGAAAATCCCCGAGAAGGAAATGTTCATCGGCCAGGTGTGGGGCACCCTCTTGGGGCCATTTATCAACTACGGAGTCATGCGTGTCATCATCGACGAGATCGGCGTCGACGTTCTCACCGGTGTGGTCAAGTCCGAATCCTGGCTTGCTCTGAAGACGCGCAACTTTTATAG TCTGTCCGTCCTCTGGGGTATATTGGGCCCCAAGGTGTTCTTCTCCAGCGGATCCGACTATGCCTGGATCTACTGGGCTTTCTTGATCGGCCCGGCCCTGGTGCTCATGGTCTACATTGTCCACCGCTGGCGCCCGTCATGGGACATGGAAAAGATGTGCAATC CCGTCGTAATAATGCATGGTGCGACCTGGTTCCCCGTCTACCAGACCACGAACCTCATGACCTCGGCCCTCGttgcttttttcttcatgGGCTACATGCTCCGCTACCGACCAGTCTGGTTCCGCAAGTACAACTACCTTCTGGGTGTCGGCCTCGACTGCGGTACCCAGCTCTGCCAAACCGTCATTATGTTAGGGCTCGATCTATCCGGCTCTAAATTCCCAAATTGGTGGGGCAAGGat CTCGAATACGTAGAACGCTGCTTCCCGCCGGCTGACCTACCCGCTAATGCCCTCAACTAG
- a CDS encoding AhpC/TSA family protein — protein sequence MAFRAFRPAAAMAARTTARRGFHTTRPAFVKAGDPLPDAECLVEGSPGNKVNIAKEFSLNNGLIIGVPAAFSGACSTSHIPSYMKHPKIKDVGQVFVVSVNDAFVMKAWAEQMDPAGDSGFRFLGDPQGVFTKTLDLDFDGTAIFGNDRSKRYALVIENGRVKSAHVEPDNTGTNVSMADKVLG from the exons ATGGCATTCAGAGCATTTAGGCCGGCAGCAGCCATGGCTGCACGGACGACCGCCAGGCGCGGCTTCCACACGACGCGCCCAGCATTCGTCAAGGCTGGCGACCCGCTCCCGGACGCGGAGTGTCTTGTCGAGGGCTCTCCGGGCAACAAGGTCAACATTGCCAAGGAGTTTTCGCTCAACAATGGCCTGATCATTGGCGTACCGGCCGCCTTCTCGGGTGCCTGCTCGACCAGCCACATCCCTTCATACATGAAGCACCCCAAGATCAAGGATGTCGGCCAGGTGTTTGTCGTCTCGGTCAACGACGCCTTTGT TATGAAGGCTTGGGCAGAGCAGATGGACCCTGCCGGAGACTCTGGA TTCCGCTTCCTGGGAGACCCCCAGGGTGTCTTTACCAAAACTTTGGACCTCGACTTTGACGGCACGGCCATCTTTGGCAACGATCGGAGCAAACGTTACGCCCTCGTCATTGAGAATGGTAGAGTCAAGTCGGCTCACGTAGAGCCCGACAACACCGGAACAAACG TGTCCATGGCCGACAAGGTTCTGGGATGA
- a CDS encoding ariadne-1 gives MDSEDEFMSAISSGDEDVMSDNEDMSGAEDFDSELDADLDVDLAKDPPKRKAAHDITFSVYNPDDLRKQQDDLIDEVNMILEMRKEDAAILLRHFGWNRERLIEEYMDNRKKVLEVAGLGPNVGGGPQLQVIPGFCCEICCEDEEGLQSFAMKCGHRYCVDCYRQYLTQKIREEGEAARIQCPSEGCHRIIDAKSLDLLVTPELKERYHVLLQRTYVEDKDTLKWCPGPDCQNAIDCSIKKKDLHRVVPTVTCNCKMRFCFGCTLNDHQPAPCELVKMWLKKCADDSETANWISANTKECPKCNSTIEKNGGCNHMTCRKCRHEFCWMCMGIWSEHGTSWYNCNRFEEKSGTDARDAQAKSRLSLERYLHYYNRYANHEQSARLDKDIYHKTEKKMTMLQTASGMSWIEVQYLEAASQALQTCRQTLKWTYAFAFYLSRNHLTTIFEDNQKDLEMAVEALSEMFEKPVAELADSKQKVEIMDKTAYCNRRRVILLEDTAENLANGQWTFNVDIGSSASAGRR, from the exons ATGGACTCTGAAGACGAGTTCATGTCGGCCATTTCCAGCGGTGATGAAGACGTCATGAGTGACAATGAAGACATGTCGGGGGCAGAAG ATTTCGACTCCGAACTCGATGCAGACCTCGACGTTGACCTCGCCAAAGATCCCCCGAAGCGAAAAGCCGCACACGACATCACATTCAGCGTCTACAATCCTGACGACCTGAGGAAACAGCAGGATGACTTAATCGACGAGGTTAACATGATTTTGGAGATGCGGAAGGAGGATGCAGCCATCCTGTTGAGGCACTTTGGGTGGAACAGGGAGAGGCTAATCGAGGAGTACATGGACAACCGAAAGAAAGTCTTGGAAGTCGCCGGCCTGGGGCCTAATGTTGGAGGTGGTCCGCAACTACAAGTCATCCCTGGTTTCTGCTGCGAGATTTGCTGCGAGGACGAAGAGGGGCTACAATCATTCGCCATGAAATGCGGCCATCGATACTGCGTGGACTGCTACCGCCAATATCTGACCCAAAAGATTAGGGAAGAGGGGGAAGCGGCGCGTATCCAGTGCCCCAGTGAAGGCTGCCACCGCATTATCGACGCCAAATCGCTCGACCTTCTGGTCACGCCAGAACTCAAAGAGCGGTACCACGTTTTGCTACAGCGGACATATGTCGAGGACAAGGATACACTTAAATGGTGTCCCGGGCCCGACTGCCAAAACGCTATCGATTGCTCTATCAAAAAGAAGGATCTCCACCGTGTCGTTCCGACGGTTACTTGCAACTGCAAGATGCGCTTCTGCTTCGGATGCACCCTCAACGACCACCAGCCGGCGCCATGCGAGTTGGTCAAGATGTGGCTGAAGAAATGCGCCGATGACTCGGAGACGGCCAATTGGATCAGTGCAAACACCAAGGAGTGCCCCAAGTGCAACTCCACCATAGAGAAGAACGGCGGCTGCAACCACATGACGTGCAGGAAATGTAGGCACGAATTCTGCTGGATGTGCATGGGCATCTGGTCTGAGCACGGCACGAGCTGGTACAACTGCAACCGTTTCGAGGAGAAAAGTGGAACGGATGCCAGGGACGCCCAGGCCAAGTCGAGGCTGTCCCTTGAGCGTTACCTTCACTACTACAATCGATACGCAAACCACGAACAGTCTGCGCGGCTCGACAAGGATATCTACCACAAGACGGAAAAGAAGATGACCATGTTGCAGACGGCCTCGGGCATGTCTTGGATCGAGGTTCAGTACCTTGAGGCTGCGTCACAGGCACTGCAAACGTGCCGTCAGACTCTTAAGTGGACTTATGCCTTTGCATTTTACCTGTCACGCAATCATCTTACGACAATTTTTGAGGACAATCAGAAGGACCTTGAAATGGCGGTCGAAGCTTTGTCGGAGATGTTCGAAAAGCCCGTAGCGGAATTGGCCGATTCCAAGCAAAAGGTCGAGATAATGGACAAGACCGCTTACTGCAACCGACGCCGCGTTATCCTTCTCGAGGATACAGCCGAGAACCTAGCAAATG GCCAATGGACCTTTAATGTAGACATTGGGTCATCTGCCAGTGCTGGCCGGCGCTAG
- a CDS encoding translation initiation factor IF-2, with the protein MIRQRISSRQRNLFVCAFCRTACRPNQRPLQHPSLPRWYSSAGQPQLQHGINRNTAVSRSGPTRAPTARVNTRAFEEDDDDDDLLPHELAARARETAHPPPPPPPASEPEPAPSEIPSQTHPAAENQDASVIPPPNQVPEPSKSKPLDQPRKPFVPPRRKNFKVDEDDDLLDDLLPHEKAAQKHVTIQEDKQKRLLLEENDDDFLTPEEVTARARSYRTPKPPGQASPGFTIRRIGYGAPGGHNNVPPPPLRGVAGPGKSSTPTGSSTTDNASEESSRPPWAQLSRRPFQEPSGAYMRPEPTHSLEDVSDVSQNVWAPSVNMSRKSLPSPLSRSMPRVRKDIGRGPSSSLRRDQEGQVGASAFTKTPPENKISAQPTQKANGSLSQDAGDGDFFAQFEGLNDKKARSKTPTKTQRGDEQEWNWIKDVEKKAEINAQREEVLEKLQDIPKSTEPMATSDAAPAQNPQYREVADNRRSRGRDREVRDFSEKSKPKPRFSKNNYRDDDESFSEEAEAMAQARRKRKEQRRLQREMEELEKQEAAATKSILVPEYITVADLGQSLGYKPAPFLSQLLKMGFEDITVESVMAGETAALVAQEYGFEPILDVGEQVDLKPRPPPADPSALAPRPPIVTIMGHVDHGKTTMLDYLRKSSVAAGEHGGITQHIGAFSVKMSTGKVITFLDTPGHAAFLTMRQRGANITDMVILVVAADDSVKPQTLEALKHARGAKVPIIVAINKVDKDEARVDQVKLDLANNGVQLEDFGGDVQAVCVSGKTGLGMADLEENIIALAEMLDMRAETDGMAEGWILESAIKPLGRAASILVKRGTLRKGDLIVAGTSFAKVRLMLNEAGQEVDEAPPGTPVEVFGWRGTPSAGDMVLQAPDEDRAREATRYREEMAAWQKTAEGVAAQEKAEREKAERERVEAEMKELMGEDGEAEVEEAPPGTTMVNFIIKGDVMGSVEAVYGAVMEIGNNEVRPRVLRSAPGQVTESDVEHAATTGSHIISFNNPIQGHIERMADQKGVRIMDHSIIYHLVDEVKAVLSEKLPPSISFKVNGEAEVLQVFPINIKGRKYKNIAGCRVRNGLIVRNSMYRVIRGTEEVFNGKLESLKHVKKDISEAKKNSECGIQFDGWDEIQVGDKIQAYEEVKETRYLP; encoded by the exons ATGATAAGACAAAGAATAAGCAGC CGACAAAGGAATTTGTTCGTCTGCGCTTTCTGTCGGACCGCCTGCAGACCTAACCAACGACCGTTACAACATCCGAGTCTTCCACGCTGGTATTCTTCCGCTGGCCAGCCACAGTTACAGCATGGAATCAACCGCAACACAGCCGTAAGCCGGTCAGGACCTACCAGGGCACCTACGGCGCGCGTAAACACCAGGGCATTCGAagaggacgatgacgatgacgacctaCTTCCTCACGAGTTAGCTGCCCGCGCCCGTGAAACCGCCCATCCACCTCCACCCCCTCCGCCTGCGTctgagcctgagccggcCCCTTCAGAGATTCCTTCACAGACACATCCTGCGGCGGAGAACCAGGATGCCAGCGTCATTCCCCCACCGAATCAGGTCCCCGAACCCAGCAAGTCTAAACCTTTAGATCAGCCCAGAAAGCCATTCGTCCCGCCTCGCCGGAaaaacttcaaagtcgacgaaGACGATGATCTGTTGGATGACTTGTTACCGCATGAGAAAGCAGCGCAGAAACATGTCACCATCCAGGAGGACAAACAGAAACGTTTGCTCCTTGAGGAGAACGACGACGATTTCTTGACGCCGGAAGAGGTTACCGCTCGTGCTCGCTCATATAGGACGCCTAAGCCCCCAGGGCAAGCCTCTCCGGGTTTTACCATCAGGCGCATAGGGTATGGTGCCCCAGGCGGTCACAACAACGTCCCGCCCCCTCCTTTGCGAGGAGTGGCAGGTCCTGGGAAATCATCTACTCCTACGGGATCCAGTACAACGGACAACGCCAGTGAAGAGAGCTCCCGTCCACCTTGGGCTCAGCTATCGAGAAGGCCTTTTCAAGAACCTTCCGGCGCGTACATGAGGCCCGAGCCAACCCACAGTCTTGAGGACGTTAGCGATGTCTCTCAAAATGTATGGGCGCCATCAGTTAACATGTCAAGAAAATCACTCCCCTCTCCCCTTTCAAGGTCTATGCCTCGTGTCAGAAAAGACATCGGCAGGGGCCCATCCTCATCTTTGCGACGAGACCAAGAGGGACAAGTGGGTGCATCTGCTTTCACTAAGACTCCACCGGAAAACAAGATTTCAGCACAGCCCACACAAAAGGCAAACGGCAGTTTGAGCCAAGACGCTGGCGATGGCGACTTTTTTGCTCAATTTGAAGGGTTGAACGACAAGAAGGCTCGATCCAAAACGCCGACCAAAACGCAGCGGGGCGACGAACAAGAGTGGAATTGGATCAAAGATGTTGAAAAGAAGGCTGAAATCAATGCTCAAAGAGAAGAAGTCCTCGAAAAGCTGCAGGATATACCCAAATCTACGGAGCCCATGGCAACGTCTGATGCGGCTCCCGCACAGAACCCTCAATATCGCGAAGTCGCGGATAATAGGCGATCCAGGGGGAGGGATCGTGAAGTGCGAGATTTCTCAGAGAAGTCAAAACCGAAGCCAAGGTTCTCCAAGAACAACTATAGAGATGACGACGAAAGTTTCTCGGAAGAAGCCGAGGCAATGGCTCAGGCTCGTCGCAAACGCAAGGAGCAGAGGAGATTGCAACGGGAAATGGAGGAACTTGAAAAGCAGGAAGCAGCCGCCACCAAGAGCATCCTCGTGCCTGAATACATCACAGTGGCTGATTTGGGCCAGTCGTTGGGCTACAAGCCGGCGCCTTTCCTCAGCCAGTTGTTGAAGATGGGCTTCGAAGACATCACAGTTGAGAGTGTGATGGCGGGTGAGACGGCGGCATTGGTTGCTCAGGAATATGGCTTCGAGCCCATCTTGGACGTTGGCGAGCAAGTCGATCTCAAACCGCGGCCACCGCCAGCAGATCCATCAGCGCTAGCACCACGACCACCGATTGTCACCATCATGGGCCACGTCGATCATGGAAAGACCACTATGCTTGATTATCTTCGCAAGTCATCGGTAGCTGCAGGCGAGCACGGTGGCATCACACAGCACATTGGTGCCTTCTCGGTCAAGATGTCAACTGGCAAGGTCATCACGTTCCTGGACACGCCAGGTCACGCAGCCTTCTTAACTATGCGCCAACGCGGCGCCAACATCACCGACATGGTCATTCTTGTTGTTGCGGCCGACGACAGTGTTAAGCCGCAGACATTAGAGGCGTTGAAGCATGCTCGCGGAGCAAAGGTTCCTATCATCGTGGCCATAAACAAGGTTGACAAGGATGAGGCTCGGGTGGATCAGGTCAAATTGGACCTGGCAAACAATGGGGTCCAGCTCGAGGATTTTGGTGGCGATGTACAGGCTGTATGCGTCAGCGGAAAGACTGGTCTGGGCATGGCGGATCTGGAGGAGAACATTATCGCGCTCGCTGAGATGCTTGACATGCGAGCTGAGACGGACGGCATGGCTGAGGGCTGGATTCTCGAGTCGGCCATCAAGCCGCTGGGCAGGGCCGCGTCGATCCTCGTCAAGAGGGGTACGCTCCGCAAGGGTGACCTCATCGTCGCCGGGACCTCTTTCGCCAAGGTCCGGCTCATGCTCAACGAGGCTGGTCAAGAAGTCGATGAGGCGCCTCCGGGCACTCCCGTCGAGGTGTTTGGCTGGCGCGGCACGCCCTCGGCGGGTGACATGGTTCTCCAGGCGCCAGATGAGGACCGAGCCAGGGAAGCGACCCGGTACCGCGAGGAGATGGCGGCATGGCAAAAGACGGCCGAAGGTGTGGCGGCGCAGGAGAAGGCAGAGCGCGAGAAGGCTGAACGTGAAAGGGTAGAGGCGGAAATGAAGGAACTCATGGGAGAAGACGGTGAGGccgaggtcgaggaagcGCCTCCGGGTACCACCATGGTCAACTTTATCATCAAGGGCGACGTCATGGGCTCGGTCGAAGCCGTGTACGGTGCCGTGATGGAAATCGGCAACAACGAAGTGCGGCCGAGGGTACTGCGATCGGCGCCGGGCCAGGTGACTGAGTCGGACGTGGAGCACGCGGCAACAACGGGCAGCCACATCATCAGTTTCAACAACCCGATCCAGGGACACATTGAGCGGATGGCGGACCAAAAGGGCGTCCGTATCATGGACCACTCCATCATCTACCACCTGGTCGATGAGGTCAAGGCGGTGCTTTCGGAGAAGCTCCCGCCGTCCATCTCGTTCAAGGTCAACGGCGAGGCGGAGGTATTGCAGGTATTCCCGATCAACATCAAGGGGCGCAAGTACAAGAACATTGCTGGTTGCAGGGTGCGCAATGGTCTCATTGTCAGGAACAGCATGTACCGCGTCATTCGTGGGACTGAGGAGGTCTTTAATG GTAAACTTGAATCGCTCAAGCACGTCAAGAAAGATATTTcagaggccaagaagaactCGGAATGCGGTATCCAGTTTGATGGCTGGGATGAGATTCAAGTCGGCGACAAGATTCAAGCCTACGAGGAGGTCAAAGAGACCCGCTACCTGCCATAA
- a CDS encoding succinyl-CoA:3-ketoacid-coenzyme A transferase subunit A, producing MPSAAMCMRILRAHSKYGSNHAALLARSFSVTTRRSRIDKVVPSAAEALKDMESNKIVLCGGFGLSGVPDTLIDEVVKKPEVKGLTAVSNNAGTDSSGLGKLLKTGQVSKMIASYIGENKTLEGMYLTGKVQLELTPQGTLAERCSAGGRGIPAFYTPAGLATVVQTGELPLRNNPDGTPAEFSKPKDVKVFNGKPYLLEDSIAGDYAFVKAWKADRLGNCQFRLSAQNFNGAMGRNAKMTIVEAEHIVEPGEIPPEAVHLPGIYVKRVVQSTAEKKIEKYTWSKDESDPDAADKATTAKAALGTGDSAAKRERIVRRAAKEFKNGMYANLGIGMPMLAPSFVADDVTVQLQSENGILGLGPYPRKGEEDPDLINAGKETVTLKPGAAVFGSEESFGMIRSGRINLTILGAMQVSAGGDLANWMLPGKVKGFGGAMDLVSNPSKTKVVITMEHTDRKGNPKIMSQCAFPLTGKSCVSRIITELGVFDVDFATGLTLVEIADGVTVDEVKSKTGAPFKVAEDLKPML from the exons ATGCCGTCCGCCGCCATGTGCATGAGGATCCTGAGGGCGCACTCCAAGTATGGATCGAAT CATGCCGCCCTCCTCGCCCGTTCCTTTTCAGTCACCACAAGGCGGTCCAGGATCGACAAGGTAGTCCCGTCGGCCGCTGAGGCGCTCAAGGACATGGAGTCGAACAAGATTGTGCTCTGCGGTGGTTTCGGCCTGTCGGGAGTGCCGGATACGCTGATCGACGAGGTGGTTAAGAAGCCGGAAGTCAAGGGCCTCACGGCGGTCTCCAACAACGCCGGCACCGATTCGAGCGGCCTCGGCAAGCTTCTCAAGACGGGTCAGGTCAGCAAGATGATTGCCTCTTACATTGGCGAAAACAAGACGCTCGAGGGCATGTACCTGACGGGCAAGGTCCAGCTCGAGCTGACCCCCCAGGGTACCCTGGCAGAGCGCTGCTCTGCCGGCGGCCGAGGCATCCCAGCCTTCTACACGCCCGCTGGCCTAGCGACTGTTGTGCAGACGGGTGAGCTTCCTCTGCGCAACAACCCCGACGGCACCCCCGCCGAGTTCTCTAAGCCCAAGGACGTCAAGGTGTTCAACGGCAAGCCGTACCTGCTTGAGGACAGCATCGCTGGCGACTACGCCTTTGTCAAGGCCTGGAAGGCCGACAGGCTTGGCAACTGCCAGTTCCGCCTGTCTGCGCAAAACTTCAACGGGGCCATGGGCCGCAACGCCAAGATGACCATCGTCGAGGCCGAGCACATCGTCGAGCCGGGCGAGATCCCGCCCGAGGCGGTGCACCTGCCCGGCATCTACGTCAAGCGCGTGGTGCAGAGCACTGCAGAGAAGAAGATTGAGAAGTACACTTGGTCCAAGGACGAGTCCGACCCGGACGCGGCCGACAAGGCCACCACGGCCAAGGCGGCGCTGGGCACTGGTGACTCGGCCGCCAAGCGTGAGCGCATCGTGCGCCGCGCGGCCAAGGAGTTCAAGAACGGCATGTACGCCAACCTGGGTATCGGCATGCCCATGCTGGCCCCTTCGTTCGTCGCCGACGACGTCACCGTCCAGCTGCAGAGCGAGAACGGCATCCTGGGCCTGGGCCCCTACCCGCGCAAGGGGGAGGAGGACCCCGACCTGATCAACGCCGGCAAGGAGACGGTGACGCTCAAGCCGGGCGCGGCCGTCTTTGGCAGCGAGGAGAGCTTCGGCATGATCCGGTCCGGACGCATCAACCTCACCATCCTCGGCGCCATGCAGGTCAGCGCTGGCGGCGACCTGGCCAACTGGATGCTTCCCGGCAAGGTCAAGGGCTTCGGCGGCGCCATGGATCTGGTCAGCAACCCCAgcaagacaaaggtcgtCATCACCATGGAGCACACGGATCGCAAGGGCAACCCCAAGATTATGAGCCAGTGCGCGTTCCCGCTGACTGGCAAGTCGTGTGTGTCGAGGATTATTACTGAGCTG GGTGTATTTGACGTTGACTTTGCCACCGGCCTCACCCTGGTCGAGATTGCCGACGGCGTCACCGTCGACGAGGTCAAGAGCAAGACCGGTGCGCCCTTCAAGGTTGCAGAGGACCTGAAGCCCATGTTGTAA